A genomic region of Anopheles coustani chromosome 3, idAnoCousDA_361_x.2, whole genome shotgun sequence contains the following coding sequences:
- the LOC131271359 gene encoding putative GPI-anchor transamidase: MWFSRVFSLFCWILFVTANEIELPAKFVTSSSHTNNWAVLVDTSRFWFNYRHIANVLSVYRSVKRLGIPDSQILLMVADDMACNARNPRPATVFNNAKQHINVYGSDVEVDYRGYEVTVENFVRLLTGRNENGTARSKRLLSDSGSNVLIYLTGHGGDGFLKFQDSEEITNQELADAIEQMWQKQRYNELFFMIDTCQAASMYEKFYSPNILAVASSLVGEDSLSHHIDPAIGVYIIDRYTYNALEFLERVEWNSKKTMGDFLSVCPKRACISTVGVRKDLYPKDPYKVPITDFFGSIRPTEISTDVVNVTLSTIPEVLNKPKPISKPNAQLFLDQFPTKLFQGS, translated from the exons ATGTGGTTTTCTCgtgtattttctttgttttgttggaTACTTTTCGTTACGGCCAACGAGATTGAG CTTCCAGCAAAGTTCGTCACGAGCAGTTCGCACACAAACAATTGGGCCGTGCTGGTGGATACCTCTCGATTCTGGTTCAACTATCGCCATATAGCTAACGTTTTATCAGTCTACCGCTCTGTGAAGCGACTGGGCATACCGGACAGCCAGATACTGCTGATGGTGGCCGATGATATGGCATGTAATGCCAGAAATCCTCGTCCCGCTACAGTTTTCAACAATGCCAAACAACACATCAATGTGTACGGATCGGACGTAGAAGTCGATTACCGAGGCTACGAAGTGACTGTAGAGAATTTTGTGCGGTTACTAACGGGAAGAAATGAGAATGGCACTGCCCGATCGAAGCGACTTTTATCGGATTCGGGCAGCAACGTACTGATCTACCTGACCGGACACGGTGGTGATGGTTTTCTCAAGTTCCAGGATTCGGAAGAAATCACCAACCAAGAGCTTGCGGATGCTATTGAACAGATGTGGCAAAAGCAGCGGTACAATGAACTGTTTTTCATGATTGACACGTGCCAAGCGGCGTCGATGTACGAGAAGTTTTATTCACCCAACATACTCGCTGTTGCCAGTAGTTTAGTCGGCGAGGATTCACTTTCGCATCATATTGATCCGGCCATCGGGGTCTATATTATCGATCGCTATACGTACAATGCACTGGAGTTTCTAGAGCGAGTGGAATGGAACAGTAAGAAAACAATGGGAGACTTT CTTTCCGTTTGCCCAAAGCGAGCATGCATTTCCACAGTTGGAGTGAGGAAAGACTTATACCCCAAGGATCCGTATAAGGTTCCAATCACAGACTTCTTCGGTTCTATTCGACCAACAGAAATATCCACAGATGTAGTTAATGTTACGCTTTCAACCATTCCAGAAGTATT GAACAAACCAAAGCCTATCAGCAAACCAAATGCGCAACTATTTCTCGACCAGTTCCCTACAAAGCTGTTCCAAGGATCCTAG
- the LOC131261129 gene encoding calcineurin subunit B type 2 yields the protein MGNETSLPMELCSNFDADEIRRLGKRFKKLDLDNSGALSIDEFMSLPELQQNPLVQRVIDIFDADGNGEVDFKEFIQGVSQFSVKGDKLSKLKFAFRIYDMDNDGYISNGELFQVLKMMVGNNLKDTQLQQIVDKTIVFADKDEDGKISFDEFCSVVGNTDIHKKMVVDV from the exons ATG GGAAATGAAACATCGCTGCCGATGGAGCTCTGCTCGAACT TTGATGCGGACGAGATCCGCCGGTTGGGCAAACGTTTCAAGAAGCTCGATCTCGACAATTCCGGTGCGCTGAGCATCGACGAGTTCATGTCCCTGCCGGAGCTGCAGCAGAATCCGTTGGTGCAGCGCGTGATCGACATCTTCGATGCGGATGGCAACGGGGAGGTCGATTTCAAGGAGTTTATCCAGGGTGTGTCGCAGTTCAGCGTGAAGGGCGACAAACTGTCGAAGCTCAAGTTTGCCTTCCGAATATACGACATGGACAATGATGGATACATCTCGAACGGGGAGCTGTTTCAG GTGCTGAAAATGATGGTCGGAAACAACCTTAAGGACACCCAGCTACAGCAGATCGTGGACAAGACGATCGTGTTCGCCGACAAGGATGAGGATGGCAAGATTTCATTCGACGAGTTCTGCTCGGTCGTGGGTAACACCGATATTCACAAAAAGATGGTCGTAGACGTTTAA
- the LOC131271358 gene encoding ataxin-10 has product MIDLKKDVSDKKYDQVLDALNALNISTATDEDFRQEASHLFEIFYACYNSSDESANRVAIKCLNILKRSCARGESFQNIIIAKEGLLDRVRDILVNEEGPLLDNIRTNCLQLLANLSVQNKPNQERIINHLKSFLLENIASNGEYTNASAMILYNAFIYKSTTLSLEGIFETILDNVEVNHAAQKELPEFVCIFLEYLISESNEVVEVMEKLEFNKKLLLYRYLIEYVRQEDRRIHPLHPDVFKHLLAEFKKKSDMVLKTENVQLNAQDTEEVFTLLIFISDTTCVEPYASFLRHDGGLFLNLGCLLRQMQMLGKAETKNMFTPVQKIEEILRIKKGDSDLDIEGQISYSLRSAVVKALANLAYKSKKNQKMAREMDIIAAILECTNLDARNPLIKEWSILAIHNLCDDNLENQQFIAGLKKQGDAENSLITEYKAGTIRISDGKSSRGPN; this is encoded by the exons ATGATTGACCTGAAAAAAGATGTTTCCGACAAAAAATACGACCAGGTTTTGGACGCTTTGAATGCATTGAACATAAG CACTGCGACTGACGAAGATTTTCGCCAAGAAGCATCCCATCtgttcgaaatattttacgcCTGCTATAATTCCTCCGATGAATCCGCCAATCGGGTTGCCATCAAATGTTTGAACATTCTGAAACGGTCCTGCGCCCGGGGAGAATCTTTTCAGAACATTATCATTGCCAAGGAGGGCCTGTTGGATCGTGTGCGGGATATTTTGGTGAACGAGGAGGGGCCACTACTCGACAACATTCGCACAAATTGCCTTCAGCTGCTCGCGAATCTTAGTGTACAGAATAAGCCCAATCAGGAACGAATCATCAATCATCTCAAATCTTTTCTGCTGGAAAACATTGCATCGAATGGAGAGTACACCAACGCTTCGGCCATGATTTTGTACAACGCGTTCATCTACAAATCAACGACACTAAGTTTGGAAGGGATTTTTGAGACAATCCTAGACAACGTTGAGGTGAACCATGCGGCGCAGAAGGAGCTTCCCGAATTCGTTTGCATATTCTTGGAGTATCTGATCAGCGAGAGTAACGAGGTTGTGGAGGTAATGGAAAAGCTAGAGTTTAACAAGAAGCTGCTGTTGTACCGCTACCTTATCGAGTACGTTCGCCAAGAGGACCGACGAATTCATCCACTTCATCCGGACGTTTTCAAGCATCTGCTTGCGGAGTTCAAGAAGAAATCTGACATGGTACTAAAGACAGAAAATGTCCAACTTAATGCTCAAGACACGGAAGAGGTGTTCACATTGCTGATTTTTATCTCCGACACGACATGCGTCGAACCGTACGCATCATTCCTGCGTCATGATGGAGGGCTGTTTTTGAATCTTGGAT GCCTTCTGCGACAGATGCAAATGCTGGGGAAAGCTGAAACCAAAAACATGTTCACCCCGGTGCAGAAGATTGAAGAGATTTTGCGAATTAAGAAAGGTGATAGCGATCTGGACATCGAGGGACAGATTTCCTATTCCTTGCGATCGGCTGTAGTGAAAGCGCTGGCAAATCTGGCGTACAAATCGAAAAAGAATCAGAAGATGGCCCGCGAAATGGATATCATTGCCGCCATTCTCGAATGCACCAATTTGGACGCCCGGAATCCAC TTATCAAAGAATGGAGTATACTCGCCATACACAACCTTTGCGACGATAATTTGGAGAACCAGCAGTTTATCGCGGGCCTGAAGAAACAGGGGGACGCGGAAAATTCCTTGATTACGGAGTACAAAGCCGGAACCATTCGAATCAGCGATGGAAAGTCAAGCAGAGGACCaaattaa
- the LOC131260502 gene encoding uncharacterized protein LOC131260502 has product MDNNISSHIDMSKLTESTKGLLTTFENANASVMATALYSGKFKKLNEPVRLVECETQASAESASISPNGMHDLSEEDMSEFSSNESDGFDELDLRNPGHTNKNEEDSSDPNQSSSSCGTLLPVMPVLNLSGTKLGIGGSGVNGTGAVVRKMFTNTRERWRQQNVSGAFAELRKLVPTHPPDKKLSKNEILRMAIRYIRLLSNVLEWQKKQESSDRAPFKQHHQISLQTQQHQSSNNENHFSGNYRENGTNLLMIVGPKHFSKTSSARAIKMESKVVECGEGEKTNTGTKPSPSGRVVKSSTFGGTKHRRKTTNNTSQYAGASSNGSNSIVGNVRPGLHVKSNLMLMSQPYEIMPAMIESEIKRELNLHGQCYRPDGGQECARGETSVLNRSNEKGCDKRERSA; this is encoded by the exons ATGGATAACAATATAAGCAGCCATATCGATATGTCGAAGCTGACCGAATCGACGAAAGGACTTTTGACCACGTTTGAAAACGCTAATGCTAGCGTTATGGCTACGGCACTATAttctggaaaatttaaaaaactaaatgaACCTGTTCGACTCGTTGAATGTGAAACGCAAGCAAGTGCAGAATCCGCCTCCATCAGTCCCAACGGAATGCACGATTTGTCCGAGGAGGACATGTCCGAATTTTCCTCGAACGAAAGCGATGGATTTGATGAGCTGGATCTCAGGAATCCCG GACACACGAACAAGAACGAGGAAGATTCTTCGGATCCAAATCAAAGCAGTTCAAGCTGTGGCACTCTGCTCCCAGTGATGCCGGTGCTTAATCTCTCCGGCACAAAGCTGGGTATAGGAGGATCCGGTGTAAATGGTACTGGTGCGGTGGTGCGTAAAATGTTTACGAACACCAGGGAACGTTGGCGACAGCAAAACGTGTCCGGTGCATTTGCAGAGCTGCGAAAACTTGTCCCAACTCATCCACCGGACAAGAAGTtgtcgaaaaatgaaattCTTCGCATGGCGATCCGGTACATACGACTTCTTTCGAACGTACTCGAATGGCAGAAAAAACAGGAATCTTCCGATCGAGCACCGTTTAAGCAGCATCATCAAATTTCTCTCCAAACGCAGCAACACCAAAGCTCCAACAACGAGAATCATTTCTCTGGAAACTACAGAGAAAATGGAACCAACCTCTTGATGATTGTAGGTCcgaaacatttttccaaaaCTTCGAGCGCACGTGCTATTAAAATGGAATCAAAAGTGGTTGAGTGTGGAGAAggtgagaaaacaaacaccggAACCAAACCATCCCCGTCGGGGAGAGTAGTAAAATCTAGTACGTTCGGTGGAACAAAACACCGTCGCAAAACTACAAACAATACATCCCAATATGCAGGTGCATCTTCGAATGGGTCCAACAGTATCGTCGGCAACGTACGGCCCGGTTTGCATGTTAAGTCCAATCTTATGCTTATGTCCCAGCCATATGAAATTATGCCGGCAATGATTGAGAGTGAAATAAAACGGGAATTAAACCTCCACGGCCAATGTTACCGTCCGGACGGAGGGCAAGAATGTGCGAGAGGTGAAACCAGTGTGTTGAATAGGTCGAACGAAAAAGGATGCGACAAACGTGAAAGGTCAGCCTAA
- the LOC131260507 gene encoding nose resistant to fluoxetine protein 6-like, with the protein MFDTFDLVIPRRKCRPVGGFVWLIVLLQLFGYPDGSWGQLATAEHAILERIDASLNVLQDGSCRQDMNRTIQAVYNRDTWAMAMFDASVKFPDAVEHGSMYHFGSYDECLARMSGASLRTQFCLVRVALPGFRVRELATRDRSTTNHSAVQVRWGLCLPATCPADDVGRLLKETTGYSELVIPSGACQQQEVSSHRQPYDAAQIVTACVLLLFVLMVVFSTFYNFGCSAHETREMEKESTGASVRRAFSVLENLRKLAQDSKDEHGLGCINGIKAIAMIFILGGHALVFMAGGALLNPSFFREQNQMLQNAFLLNSPLLVDTFLLLSGFLFARLLLLELDKRKGRINVLLLYVFRYIRLTPAYLAIIALYATWLPRLGDGPLWNERMQLEQHRCQVSWWRNLLYINNYVGTEEVCMFQSWYLATDTQLFVLAPLILYPMWRYGHRVALLLLGSLTGVSILVPFFVTYYRQLDPTLMIFTDEISDLQSNDYFVNVYGKTHLRATAYLFGLLAGYLVHWMQMESIRIGRKMLGICWTISTVCGCLAMFSLTAFYNGLGTENYLYNAVYAALHRFGWSLSNGWLILACVTGHGDILKRFLSWRAFVPLSRLTYCAYLMNGLVELYLSATRRTPLYASVSSLTAESISHMTLTFLLALVLCLLFESPIHGLEKIALKRFRPIQSPDGPETSSLSTTNTQSTSEEA; encoded by the exons ATGTTTGATACTTTTGATTTAGTAATTCCGCGGAGAAAGTGTCGTCCAGTTGGTGGGTTCGTCTGGTTGATCGTACTGCTGCAACTGTTCGGCTATCCCGATGGTAGTTGGGGACAATTGGCCACAGCAGAACATGCGATCCTCGAACGGATAGACGCGTCATTGAACGTGCTACAAGATGGAAGCTGCCGGCAGGATATGAACCGCACCATCCAAGCGGTGTACAATCGCGACACGTGGGCGATGGCAA tGTTCGATGCCTCGGTCAAGTTCCCGGACGCGGTTGAGCACGGCTCGATGTACCATTTCGGGAGTTACGATGAGTGTTTGGCCCGAATGTCGGGCGCATCTCTCCGTACACAGTTTTGTCTTGTGCGTGTGGCGCTTCCTGGATTTCGCGTGCGTGAACTTGCCACCCGTGACCGCTCCACGACAAACCACAGTGCGGTTCAGGTGCGATGGGGTCTGTGTTTACCTGCCACCTGCCCGGCGGATGACGTCGGTAGgctgctgaaggagaccaCTGGGTACAGCGAGTTAGTCATTCCATCAGGTGCTTGCCAGCAGCAGGAGGTTTCGAGCCATAGACAACCCTACGATGCCGCTCAAATCGTGACCGCATGTGTGTTGCTACTGTTTGTGCTGATGGTGGTCTTCAGTACATTCTACAATTTCGGGTGCTCGGCCCACGAAACCCGAGAGATGGAGAAGGAGTCGACGGGAGCAAGCGTGCGACGGGCTTTTTCCGTGCTCGAGAACCTCCGCAAACTGGCCCAAGACTCAAAGGATGAACACGGACTCGGTTGCATCAATGGCATCAAAGCTATCGCCATGATATTTATCCTCGGAGGACACGCGTTGGTCTTTATGGCAGGTGGGGCGTTACTTAACCCGAGTTTCTTCCGCGAGCAGAACCAAATGCTCCAGAACGCGTTCCTGCTCAACTCACCGCTGCTCGTGGACACGTTCCTCTTGCTGAGCGGGTTCCTGTTCGCCCGGTTACTGCTGCTCGAGTTGGACAAGCGTAAGGGACGCATCAACGTCCTGCTGCTGTATGTGTTCCGTTACATTCGACTTACCCCCGCGTACCTGGCCATTATCGCTCTCTATGCCACCTGGCTTCCCCGGTTAGGCGATGGACCGCTCTGGAACGAGCGAATGCAGCTCGAGCAGCACCGTTGCCAGGTCAGCTGGTGGCGCAATCTGCTCTACATCAACAACTACGTCGGCACGGAGGAGGTGTGCATGTTCCAGTCGTGGTATCTGGCAACCGATACCCAACTCTTTGTCCTTGCCCCACTCATCCTGTACCCGATGTGGCGCTACGGACATCGTGTGGCTCTATTGCTGCTCGGTAGCCTGACCGGTGTATCCATCCTTGTGCCATTCTTCGTCACGTACTACCGGCAACTCGATCCGACGCTCATGATCTTTACCGA TGAAATTAGTGACCTTCAATCGAACGACTATTTTGTCAACGTGTACGGGAAAACTCACCTCCGAGCAACCGCTTACCTGTTTGGCCTCCTGGCCGGATATCTCGTTCACTGGATGCAGATGGAAAG CATTCGCataggaagaaaaatgctGGGCATCTGCTGGACCATCTCTACCGTCTGTGGCTGTTTAGCGATGTTTTCTCTGACCGCCTTCTACAACGGGCTCGGTACCGAGAACTATCTCTACAATGCAGTGTACGCCGCACTGCACCGCTTTGGCTGGAGCTTGTCGAACGGATGGCTTATCCTGGCCTGTGTAACCGGACATGGTGATATCCTGAAGCGCTTCCTATCCTGGCGTGCATTTGTGCCCCTCAGCCGGCTCACCTATTGTGCCTATCTGATGAACGGGCTCGTCGAGCTGTACCTGTCTGCCACGCGCCGAACGCCACTGTATGCCAGTGTGTCATCTCTG ACCGCCGAATCCATCTCGCACATGACATTAACTTTCCTGCTGGCGCTCGTGCTTTGTCTTCTGTTCGAATCACCGATCCATGGTCTCGAGAAGATAGCTTTGAAGCGATTCCGGCCAATTCAGTCTCCCGACGGACCCGAAACTAGTAGTTTAAGCACAACCAACACTCAAAGTACGTCAGAAGAAGCGTGA